TCAAAGAGGGGCAAGATTCTCAAACCATTCTTGATTTTTGCCATACGATGGCTGGTGAAGCGCTTCAAGCAGCATCATGTGAATCACCATGGGCATATCTTGTGCTCAAACACACAAAAGGTATTGGTTATCCTATTGTAAGTGATGAGGTATTGGGTGAGCGTCTTAGGGAAATTTCCATTAAAGGTGTAGATGGATCTACAGTAGCAAAAGGACTTGTCTATCCTATCAAAACTCCAGCCCAGCTTCTCAAAGAGATCAAAGAGTATTTGCAAGCCCAAGGCAAATAAGTGATTCCTCTTATCTATAAAAAGATGTGCCCCAACTGCGGGGGCGACATCTGCAGTGAGAGACTTTTCAAAGGGCTAGTTTGTAAAAAGTGCCTGCCCAAGGAGGCGAATCCTTGTGAGGCATTAGAAGAGGGGGACTTTTTACAGATATGCAACCTTCAAAAAGAAGTAAGTGAGTTTGAAAGTTTTTTTGAGCAAAGAAGTGGTTTTTCTCCTAGAGAGCTGCAGCTCATGTGGGCAAAACGGCTCTTTTTGGATATATCCTTTGCGCTTCTAGCCCCCACAGGGGTAGGCAAGACTACATTTGGACTTATAAGTGCCTCTTTTTTGAAAACGCACGGCAAAAAGAGCTACTTAATTTTTCCCACTGCATTGTTGGCCAAGCAGGCTTATGAACGCCTTGCACAAATGGGTGAAGATGCACTACTGTATGACTCTCACGCATCCCAAAAACAAAAGGAGGCTGTAAAGGAGAAGATTCAAGAGGGCGATTTTTCTATTCTCATCACTACCACCTCCTTTTTGTATAAAAACTACTCTATCATCCCTCAGGTTTTTGATTTTGTTTTTGTAGATGATGTGGACTCTATCTTGAAGTCTGCCAAAAATATCGACAAGGTTTTATATCTTTTGGGATTTGATGAAAGTGATATTCAAAAGACTCTCGAATTTATTGACTATAAACGCCGCCTTGTTAGACAAAAAAATATCGATTGGGAGGAGTTTGAGAGTAAAAGAAAAGAGATAGAATCGATTGCAAGAAAACGTAAAGCCACACTCATCGTCTCAAGTGCCACGGCAAATCCAAGGAGCCGACGAGTTTTGCTCTTTCGCGAGCTGTTGGGGTTTGAGGTGAGCAGGCCAAGTATTACGCTACGAAACATCGAAGATATCTATGAAGAGTCAGATGAGCTTTGGAAAAGAAGCATCGAGAGGATCCGAGAATTTGGAAAAGGGGGACTTCTTTTTTTGCCTTCAAACGCCACAAAAGAGGAGCTGCGTAAATTTTTAGCCTTTTTGGAAAAAGAGGGAGTAAAAGCGCAAAGTTATGAAGAGTTTGACGAAGAGGCCTTTCGAGAGGGAGAGATAGATGTAGTGGTAGGGTTTGCGAGCTATCGCAATCCTCTAGCCCGTGGGTTGGATCTGCCAGATGTGGTGCGATACGCCCTTTTTGTAGGGGTTCCAAAGCTAGAATTTAAACTCGATTTGCAAAAGACAAGCTCGCTTTACTTCTTTTTACTTGCACTTGTGCCAGCACTCAAATCTGAGCCTTTTTTCCCACAAGTCTTGAAATATATAGACTATCTTAAACGCACGGCTTTTATTCCAGCACAAAGGCTTACCCCTCAAGCCCAAGAGAAGATTCAACATATCTACGACTGGCTCCAAGAGCTTTTAAATGAGGAGTTTATACAAAAAATCAATAAAAGTCCTGATGTATCATTGGTAAAAGATGATACATTCAAAGTCATCACCGCCGATGTGACGGGCTATATCCAAGCGAGCGGGCGTACAAGTCGCCTTTTTGTAGGAGGGCTTACCAAGGGGCTTAGTTTCGTACTGGTAGATAGCCAAAAAGCGTTTGTAAGTTTGCAAAAGAAGGTGAGATGGTTTAGTGAAGAGATTGTTTTTAAAAGAGCCGGTGAAGTTGATATCAAAGAGATTCTATATCAAATCGATGAGGATCGCAAGAAGGTAAGAGCAGCTTTGGCGGGTGGACTCAAAGAGCAAAAAGATTTTTTCAAAACAGCCCTTGTTATTGTCGAATCTCCGAACAAAGCAAGAACTATCGCAAACTTCTACGGTAAACCACTAGTGAGAGAATCTAAAGGGATCAAGATTTATGAAATCGCCAAAGAGGACAAGATCTTAAATATCACTGCCTCGAAAGGGCACGTTTTTGATCTTAATAAAGAGGAGGGTTTTCATGGCGTTCTTACCAAGCCTGAGTTTGTAGAGATTTTTGAGCCAATAGACACCACAAAAGAGAGCATTATGCAGGCTATAAGGGAGCTTGACATCGAAGTATCGGAGGTTTTTATTGCGACCGACCCCGATACTGAAGGGGAAAAGATAGCATACGATCTTTTTTTAAATAGCCGCCCTTTCAATAGCACTATCAAGCGTACGGAGTTTCATGAGGTGACTAAATGGGCTTTTGATGAAGCTTTACAAGAGGCAAGAGAGGTCAATGAGGATAGAGTAAGAGCCCAGTTAGTCAGACGTGTTGCCGATAGATGGATAGGTTTTGAGATCTCACAATTCTTACAAAAAAAATTTGGCAAAAGAAGCCTCAGTGCCGGGCGGGTGCAAACGGCGGTGTTGGAGTGGATCGTTTTAAGAGAGTATGAGGCAAAAGAGAAGGTCTATGTGGTTACAACCTCTTTTGGAGGGCTTGAAGCAGGATTTGTCTTTGAAAAAGAAGAAGATGCAAAGAGCTTTTATGAAAATCTCCAAAAGATAAAACTGGAGTTTATCCAACAAAATGAAAAAGAGCTTTTTCGCTTGCCTTACTCTACCGATGCAATGCTTTTCGATGCCGCTTCCAGACTTCACTTTTCGCCACAGCGTACCATGCAGCTAGCGCAAGATCTCTTTGAAGCAGGATTTATCACCTATCACCGCACCGATTCTATTCGTGTCAGTCCCGCTGGACTTGCTATTGCCAAAGAGTATATAACAAGTCACTTTGGAGAGGAGTTTTACAAACCAAGTCCTCACAGTAGCCAAGGGGGTGCTCACGAGGCTATTCGGCCCACTAGAGCGATGGATGCCCAAGAACTCGAAGAGTTTATGCGACTGCAAAATCAAAATATCACACAAGTACACTTGAGACTTTATGATCTCATTTTCCGCAACTTCATTGCTTCACAGATGAAAGAGGCAAAAGTATTACAGATCGATGCAATTGCCACTGTTCTTGGGCAGGTGGCAGAGCTTAGCTTTTACAAAAAAATCATAGAGGATGGGAACAATCTCATTTGGCCAGTGGATATTGTAGATATTGAAGAGGGAGAAGTAGAGGCACAAAAGAGTTTGAGCACCAGAAGTAAAGTGCCACGCTACAGCTACGCACAAATCATCAGGATGATGAAAGAGCGAGGTGTGGGTAGACCTTCAACGTATGCTATAACGATCGATAAACTGCAGCAAAGACGCTATATTTTTCAAAAAGGAGGTATACTCTTTGCTACGAAAAAAGGGATAGCAGTCTATGAGGAGATCAAAAAGCATCCAGAACTCTACTACTTCGTCAACGAAAACTACACTAAAGAGCTGGAATCTTTGATGGATGGAGTAGAAGAAGGAAAAATAGAGTTCGTAGAAATTTTACAAGAGCTTTATAAAACCTTGCAAGAGAGTATAGACAAAAAAGAGGAGACAGATAAGAGGAATAAGTAGCTAAGATAGAGTCAAACAACCTCAGTATGGTATAAAGAGAGGGTTATAGAATATAGGCTCTTATAAATAATTACAACTTTGCTTAAGATAATGTATTTTTTTACTCCTGTGCCTGTTAGTTATTACCTTCTCAACTAGCCATTGTAAAAAACTTATATATTATGAAAAATTTAGTTTTAAAGATTTATAATCAAAAAAAAGGAGTAATATGAAGAGTATTTTTGAAGATATCTACTATCTCAAAGAGCGGATCCAAGAACCAGATCTCAAAGAAAAGCTCGAAAATTTAGAGCAGCAGTTTCATCTATTGCGCACCAAAAATGGTCTCAAGCAACTTGTGAAGAAAAAGAAGCTCAAAAAAGCGATAGAGTATATCAAGTATGAAGATGAACTTACAAGACTGCAGATTGAGCTTATTAAGATGCAAAACTGGATATATGAAAATAAAAAGAGGCTTATGATTATATTTGAAGGGCGTGACGCAGCGGGAAAAGGTGGTTCAATCAAACGCTTTACTATGCATCTCAATCCCAGAAAGTATCGTGTTGTTGCACTGCCTGCTCCAACTGAAGTAGAAAAAGGGCAGTTCTATTTTCAGAGATATTTTCAGCATTTGCCAAATCCTGGTGAAATTGCATTTTTTGATCGCAGCTGGTATAACCGTGCTATTGTGGAGCCAGTATATGGGTTTTGTACAAAGGAGCAGTATGAGAAGTTTATGATGGAAGTGCCGGAGATTGAGCATGCGCTGATTGATGATGGGATAATGCTTATAAAATTTTGGTTTTCTATCTCCAAAGAGACGCAAAAAAGACGATTTGAAGAGCGTATGCACAATCCTTTAAAACAGTGGAAACTCAGTCCAGTTGATATGAAAGCGCAAGAGTTATGGGATGAGATAACGCATTATAAAGAGGAGATGTTTAGCCGTACGCACACATCATATAGTCCTTGGATTATAGTCAACTCTAATAACAAAAAACTCGCACGTCTCGAGTCAATTCGCTATGTGCTCTCTCAAATTCCTTATAAAGGAAAAGAAGAAGCAAAAGTCTCTCTCCATCCCGATCCTGATATAGTACAGCGCTACCATAGAAAAAATATTCAGATAGATTGAGATTTTTCTCAATCTATCCTATTGAATATTTTTCAACTTATTTATGGAAAGTTTTATTTACACTATATTCTCTTCCTTGAGACAGTAACTATTTTATTAAAATTTATAATGATATAAGATGTATTGCAATTATATGTTCAATTGTGTAAAGAGACATATTTTCTCAAAAGTCAACAAGATTTTGTTAAGAAAATATTGAAAAATAACTATTAATGAACTAATAAAATTTTAATATAGACTGAGTTAATATAGATCAATAAATATT
The Nitratiruptor tergarcus DSM 16512 genome window above contains:
- the rgy gene encoding reverse gyrase, with product MIPLIYKKMCPNCGGDICSERLFKGLVCKKCLPKEANPCEALEEGDFLQICNLQKEVSEFESFFEQRSGFSPRELQLMWAKRLFLDISFALLAPTGVGKTTFGLISASFLKTHGKKSYLIFPTALLAKQAYERLAQMGEDALLYDSHASQKQKEAVKEKIQEGDFSILITTTSFLYKNYSIIPQVFDFVFVDDVDSILKSAKNIDKVLYLLGFDESDIQKTLEFIDYKRRLVRQKNIDWEEFESKRKEIESIARKRKATLIVSSATANPRSRRVLLFRELLGFEVSRPSITLRNIEDIYEESDELWKRSIERIREFGKGGLLFLPSNATKEELRKFLAFLEKEGVKAQSYEEFDEEAFREGEIDVVVGFASYRNPLARGLDLPDVVRYALFVGVPKLEFKLDLQKTSSLYFFLLALVPALKSEPFFPQVLKYIDYLKRTAFIPAQRLTPQAQEKIQHIYDWLQELLNEEFIQKINKSPDVSLVKDDTFKVITADVTGYIQASGRTSRLFVGGLTKGLSFVLVDSQKAFVSLQKKVRWFSEEIVFKRAGEVDIKEILYQIDEDRKKVRAALAGGLKEQKDFFKTALVIVESPNKARTIANFYGKPLVRESKGIKIYEIAKEDKILNITASKGHVFDLNKEEGFHGVLTKPEFVEIFEPIDTTKESIMQAIRELDIEVSEVFIATDPDTEGEKIAYDLFLNSRPFNSTIKRTEFHEVTKWAFDEALQEAREVNEDRVRAQLVRRVADRWIGFEISQFLQKKFGKRSLSAGRVQTAVLEWIVLREYEAKEKVYVVTTSFGGLEAGFVFEKEEDAKSFYENLQKIKLEFIQQNEKELFRLPYSTDAMLFDAASRLHFSPQRTMQLAQDLFEAGFITYHRTDSIRVSPAGLAIAKEYITSHFGEEFYKPSPHSSQGGAHEAIRPTRAMDAQELEEFMRLQNQNITQVHLRLYDLIFRNFIASQMKEAKVLQIDAIATVLGQVAELSFYKKIIEDGNNLIWPVDIVDIEEGEVEAQKSLSTRSKVPRYSYAQIIRMMKERGVGRPSTYAITIDKLQQRRYIFQKGGILFATKKGIAVYEEIKKHPELYYFVNENYTKELESLMDGVEEGKIEFVEILQELYKTLQESIDKKEETDKRNK
- the ppk2 gene encoding polyphosphate kinase 2, coding for MKSIFEDIYYLKERIQEPDLKEKLENLEQQFHLLRTKNGLKQLVKKKKLKKAIEYIKYEDELTRLQIELIKMQNWIYENKKRLMIIFEGRDAAGKGGSIKRFTMHLNPRKYRVVALPAPTEVEKGQFYFQRYFQHLPNPGEIAFFDRSWYNRAIVEPVYGFCTKEQYEKFMMEVPEIEHALIDDGIMLIKFWFSISKETQKRRFEERMHNPLKQWKLSPVDMKAQELWDEITHYKEEMFSRTHTSYSPWIIVNSNNKKLARLESIRYVLSQIPYKGKEEAKVSLHPDPDIVQRYHRKNIQID